The following coding sequences lie in one Thalassoglobus polymorphus genomic window:
- a CDS encoding DUF1501 domain-containing protein: MIYPTRRQFLGSGIAAAGAMSLANPAEAFASDQLLKGKAEHVISIWLGGGMGQIDTFDPKAKGDPKAKKAGAYYDSIDTAVKGVQVCEHLSKTAKVMDRVTAVRTVNHDVIDEHAAATNRMHTGRAISGTVTYPSIGSLIVHERGPVNDSAPPYVLIGYPNVTRGPGFLGAKYGYLYLTETGRGPAGLSRPDGITDQRQSRREAFLASLKNSSEPTKISQIEDYEAAIEQSLKLSGPEFSRVFQLDREPADLRNRYGGEFGQRCLLSRRLIERGVRFIEVSHNLNFLNGAGWDVHNSGIVNQHKLIQEMDTAFSTLITDLEEKRLLDKTLIVITSEFGRPPEFDSGGGRGHQGSAFSCVLAGGGLSHRGAWGETDHLSKKIVDNPVSVPDFFATICACLGVDYHKYLYAGDRPVPVTDQGQPIAALFDA, translated from the coding sequence ATGATTTACCCAACACGACGACAGTTCTTGGGAAGCGGGATCGCAGCAGCAGGGGCGATGAGCCTTGCAAACCCAGCAGAGGCATTTGCATCGGATCAGCTATTAAAAGGAAAAGCAGAGCATGTCATCTCCATCTGGCTGGGTGGTGGCATGGGACAGATCGACACCTTTGACCCCAAAGCCAAAGGTGATCCCAAGGCCAAAAAAGCTGGGGCCTATTACGACTCAATTGATACCGCAGTAAAGGGAGTGCAGGTTTGCGAACACCTGTCGAAAACGGCAAAAGTCATGGACCGCGTGACCGCAGTTCGCACCGTGAATCATGATGTGATTGACGAACACGCTGCAGCAACAAATCGTATGCACACCGGCCGAGCCATCAGCGGGACGGTGACTTATCCATCAATTGGATCGTTGATCGTTCACGAACGCGGACCTGTAAATGACAGTGCCCCGCCGTATGTTTTAATTGGGTATCCTAATGTGACTCGTGGCCCCGGATTTTTGGGGGCGAAGTATGGGTATCTGTACCTCACTGAAACTGGTCGTGGCCCTGCCGGATTATCGCGTCCCGATGGAATTACGGATCAACGCCAAAGTCGTCGCGAAGCGTTTCTGGCGTCACTGAAAAATAGTTCTGAGCCAACGAAAATCTCACAAATCGAGGACTATGAAGCGGCGATTGAGCAAAGCCTAAAATTAAGCGGCCCCGAATTTAGTCGAGTCTTTCAACTCGACAGAGAACCGGCTGACCTACGCAATCGCTATGGGGGAGAGTTTGGTCAACGCTGCCTGTTGAGTCGACGACTGATCGAACGTGGTGTTCGGTTTATCGAAGTGAGCCATAATTTGAATTTCCTCAACGGTGCTGGTTGGGATGTCCATAACAGCGGGATCGTCAATCAACATAAACTGATCCAGGAAATGGACACCGCCTTTTCCACACTAATCACGGACCTTGAAGAGAAGCGGTTGCTCGACAAAACGCTGATCGTGATCACCAGCGAATTCGGACGCCCGCCAGAGTTTGATAGCGGCGGCGGTCGAGGTCATCAGGGATCTGCATTTAGTTGTGTGCTCGCCGGCGGAGGACTTTCGCATCGAGGAGCATGGGGCGAAACAGATCATCTCTCCAAGAAGATTGTCGACAACCCAGTCTCTGTACCAGACTTCTTCGCCACCATCTGTGCTTGTCTGGGAGTTGACTACCACAAATACCTGTACGCTGGCGACCGACCAGTCCCCGTCACCGACCAAGGACAACCAATCGCAGCATTATTCGACGCCTAG